Part of the Aquabacterium sp. NJ1 genome, CGCGCCGAAGACAAGAAGCTGCGTGCCGGCCTGCCGCCCTCTGCACGCGACAAACCTTTCCTCGACTTCCGCAAATGGCCGCTGGCAGGCGCGCAGGCCGTGGACAAGTACACCCTGCGCATCCGCATCATGGGCAAGTACCCGCAGTGGAAGTACTGGATGGCCATGACCTTCCTGGCGCCCGTGCCCTGGGAGGCCGATGCCTTCTACGCGCAGCCTGGCATGGCTGACAACGGCCTGTCGCTCAACACCTGGCCGGTGGGCACGGGGCCTTACATGATGTGGGACTACGTGCAGGACCGCCGCCACGTGCTCAAGCGCAATCCCAACTATCGGGGTGAGCCTTATCCCTGCGAAGGCACGGCCCAGGACAAGGCTGAAGGCCGCCTGGCCGATTGTGGCAAGCGCACCCCATTCATCGACACCATCGTCTTCAACATCGAAAAGGAAGCGGTACCCCAGGACACCAAGTTCCGCCAGGGTTATCTGGACATCCCCGAGTTCGACCAGATGAGCTACGGCACGGCCTACAAGATCCAGATGGAAGACTCGCCGGATTTCAACAAGGAGTTCACCGACAAGGGCATCGTGCTGGCGCGCAATGTGGACTTGTCCAGCAAGTACATGGGCTTCAACTGGCTGGACCCGGTCGTGGGGCAGGGCGACACGCCCGAGCAGCGCGTGCGCAACCGCAAGCTGCGCCAGGCCTTGTCGATCGCCATCGACTGGGACGAGTACAACCGCATCTTCCCCAAGGCGGCGGGTGAAGTGGCCCAGGGGCCGCTGCCAGGTGGGGTATTTGGCTCCCGCCACGGTACGCCTGAGGGGCTCAACCCCGTGACGCACAAGCTGGTCAATGGCCTGATCGTGCGCCGCCCCATCGAGGACGCCAAGAAGCTGCTGGCCGAGGCCGGCTACCCCGATGGCCGCGACGCCAAGACCGGCAAGCCGCTGGTGCTCAACTATGACTACGGCGCGCCCGCCACGCCAGAGGCCAAGGCCACGCTGGACTGGACGAGCAAGCAGTTCGCCAAGCTCGGCATCCAGCTGGAAATTCGCGCCACGGACTACAACCAGTTCCAGGACAAGGTACGCCGCGGCAAGCACCAGATCTTCAGCTGGGGCTGGTTGGCCGACTACCCGGATGCCGAGAACTTCCTCTTCCTGCTTTACGGCCCGGGCGCCAAGTCCGTGCACGATGGCGAGAACGCCGCCAACTACCAGAACCCCGAGTACGACAGGCTGTATGCCAAGCTGCGCTTCATGGACGACGGCCCGGCCAAGCAGGCCGTGATCGACCAGATGGTGCGCATCCTGCAAGAAGATGCGCCATGGTCATGGGGCTACTTCCCGTATGCCTCGGGGGCGTACCACCGCTGGGTGCACAACGGCAAGCCAAGCATCATGGTGCGCGACCAGGCCCAGTACTACCGCATCGACACCGCCGAGCGGGCACGCAGCCTGCGAGAATGGAACAAGCCGATCTACTGGCCGCTGGCCCTGCTGGTGCTGGTGCTGGCCGGCATGGGCTGGTGGGCTGTGCGCATGATCAGAGCCCGCGAAATGCAGACGGCGCAACCGCCTGATGCGAGCGGTTCCTTGAGCAAGGGGCGTTGATGCTGAACTATGTGCTGCGCCGACTGGCTTATGGCTTGCTGATCCTCATCGGCGTCAACCTCATCACCTTCGTGCTCTTCTTCACGGTCAACACGCCGGATGACATGGCGCGCCTGAACATTGGCGGCAAGCGTGTCACACCGGACCAGATCGAGAAGTGGAAGGTCGAGCGCGGCTATGACAAGCCCCTGCTGTTCAACGACAAGTTGAGTGGCGCCGACAAGCTGACCGAAACCGTGTTCTGGGATCGATCTGTGTCGCTGTTCAAGTTCGATTTCGGGCGGGCAGACAATGCCAGCGCCGGCGACATCGGCTACCAGATCCGCCAGCGCATGGGGGTGAGCCTGCAGCTGACGGTGCCCCTGTTCCTGCTGGGCCTGCTGGCCAGTGTGATCTTTGCCCTGTGGCTGGTGATGTTCCGCGGGACGCGCATCGATTTCTGGGGCGTGGTGGCCTGCGTGTTCATGATGTCGATCTCCAGCCTGATCTACATCATTGCCGGGCAGTTCCTGTTTTCACGCATGGCCAGGCTGGCGCCCATCTCGGGTTACGCCAATGGCCTGGATGCCTTGCGCTTTCTGGTACTGCCGATCGGCTTGATGCTGCTGGCCAGTCTGGCCGGGCAGGCCCGTTTCTACCGCACGCTCTTTCTGGAGGAGGCGGGCAAGGACTATGTGCGCACCGCGCGGGCCAAGGGCCTGGGCGAAGTGCGCGTGATGCGTGCACACGTGCTGCGCAACGCCATGCTGCCCATCATCACCAGCGCGGGTGGCCTGCTGCCGGGCCTGTTCATGGGCGGGCTGCTGACGGAGAGTTTCTTCGGCATCCCCGGCCTGGGCGCTTACACCATTGATGCCATTGCCAGTCAGGATTTCGCCATCGTGCGTTCGATGGTGTTTCTGGGGGCTGTGCTGTACATCCTCTCCAACATCCTGATCGATGTGGCCTATACCTGGGCTGATCCTCGGGTCCGGATGCAATAAGGCGGGAACGCACATGGGATTCAAGGCCGTCGTTTTGTGGACCGATGTGGTGCTGTGGCTCATGCTGATCGGGCTGGTGCAGTACGTTCGCGTGGTGCGTAGGGATGAGGCTCTGCGGGCGACCTGGCAGCGCGTGTTCGTGACGCCCGCCGGCATGGCCTCGGCCGTGGTGCTGGTCGTGATGCTGGCCGTGACCCTGGCCGACAGCCTGCATTTCAGGCTGGCCTTGCCCGCGGTCAATGGTGGAGCCCAGGCCTATGACACGCGCACCCTTTCTGTGCTGGATCTGGGCTTGCGCAAGCTCATCGACAGCCGCGAGAACAGCTATTCCAGGCCCTTGGCCACTTACGGCTTCACCAAGGAAACCGTGCCACCCAAGCTGGGTGAAAAGCCGGTGCTGGACGAGAACGGCCTGCCGGCCTTGCCCAAGCGGGTCTTCCCGCGCTTGAAGCATGGTGGCGCTGGCCTGCAGGATGCCGAAAGAGATTGGGCGCCCGATGTGGCGCAGCGCCTGCTGGCCGGAACGGCTGGTGGTGTGGCGGTGGCCTTGCTGCTGTTTGCCTTGTGGCGCAAGCGCATGGGCGAGGACAACCCCCTGGCCTGGCGCGCTGCCTGGATGACCGCCAGCTGCATGGCGCTGTTGTTGTCCTGGGGTGTTGCATTGAGTTGGGGGCAGGGCTACCACGTGCTGGGCACCGACCGCACGGGCAACGATGTGCTCTACAGCACCATCAAGAGCATCCGCACCGCCTTCGTGATTGGCAGCCTGGCGACCATCGCCACCATCCCGTTGGCATTGGCCTTCGGGATCGCGGCGGGTTACTTCAAAGGTTGGGTGGACGACGTGATCCAGTACATCTACACCGTGCTGTCCTCGGTGCCCAACATCCTGCTGATCGCGGCGTGCGTGCTGATGATGCAGGTGTTCATCGACAAGCACCCGGAGCTGTTCGAGACCGGCCTGGAGCGTGCCGATCTCAAGATCTTCCTGCTGTGCGTGATCCTGGGCGTGACAGGCTGGGCGGGGCTGTGCCGTCTGCTGCGCGCCGAAACCCTCAAACTGCGAGAGCTCGAATACGTGCAGGCGGCCACGGCCTTTGGGGCCACGCCATGGCGCATCATGCGCCGCCACATCCTGCCCAATGTCATGCACCTGGTGCTGATCACCACGGTCATCGAGTTCTCGGGGCTGATCCTGTACGAGGCGGTGTTGTCTTATGTCGGCATTGGCGTGGACCCGTCCATGAACAGTTTTGGCGGCATGATCAACCAGGCGCGTGGCGAGATGTCGCGTGACCCGGTCGTGTGGTGGTCCTTCGCCTCGGCCTTCGTGTTCATGGTGAGCATCGTGCTGGCTGCCAACCTGTTTGCCGACGCCGTGCGTGATGCCTTCGACCCGCGCGCCCGTGTCTATCGCCCCGTCAAACCCTCGGCCAAGGCCGTGACCGCCTGAGGACCAAGCCCCATGCTGCAACTGCAAGATCTGCAAGTGGTGCTGGAGGCCGATGCGGGCCTGGTGAAGGCGCTCGACGGCATCAGCCTGACGCTGCAACGTGGCGAGACCTTTGCCCTGGTGGGCGAGTCCGGCTGCGGCAAGAGCATGACGGCCCTGGCGATCATGCGCTTGTTGCCAGACAACGGCCGTATTGCGCGTGGCCGCGTGGCCTTGAGCAACCACGTGCCGGATGCCAAACCCACCGAGTTGTTGTCCCTTCCCGAGTCCAGCATGCGCAAGGTTCGCGGCGGGCGCGTGGGCATCATCTTCCAGGAGCCCGCCACCAGCCTGAACCCGGTCATGCGGGTGGGCGACCAGATCGTGGAGGCCATCGAAGCGCACACCAGTCTGCGCGGCGCATCCGCGCGTCGCAAGGCGGTCGAGTGGCTCAAGCGCGTCGGCATCCCGGAGCCTGAGCGCCGCGTTCACAGCTACCCCTTCGAGATGAGTGGAGGGCAGAAGCAGCGCGTGATGATCGCCATGACGCTGGCCGCCGAGCCCGATTTCCTGATCGCCGACGAGCCCACCACCGCGCTGGACGTCACCATCCAGAAGCAGGTGCTCGATTTGCTCAAGGCGCTGCAGAGCGAGCGCCAGTTGGGCCTGCTGCTGATCACCCATGATCTGGCCGTGGTGGCCGACATGGCGCACCGCGTGGCCCTGATGTACGCCGGGCAGATCATCGAAGAGGCACCCGCCCCCACCTTTTTCAAGCAACCCCGTCACCCGTATGCGCGCAGCCTGTTGCAAGCCTTGCCGGATGCCGCCTTGCGGGGGAAGCGGCTGGCGGCCATCAGCGGCACGGTGCCGCCCTTGTGGCAGGCATTCGTCGGCTGCCGGTTTGCGCCCCGCTGCGAGCGCGCCCAGGCGCAATGTCAGACACAAGCCCCGCATCTCGAGGCCAATGGCGGCAGCGTGGTTCGTTGCTGGTTCCCGATCGAGTCAGGCCAAGGGGCGACGGTCGTCCAGGCCAGCGAGCGTGAGCAGCCTTTCAGCCAGGCCGAATCGGTGGCCGAACAGCTGCTGGAAGTCAAAGGGCTGAACGTGCGTTTCACCTCAGGCGGCGGGCTGTTGCGGCCGCGCCATGTCGTGCAGGCCGTGTCAGACGTGTCTTTTGGTGTTCAGGCTGGCCGCACGCTGGCGCTGGTCGGCGAGTCCGGCTGCGGCAAGACCACGACGGGCCGTGCCATCGTGCAGCTGCTGCGCGGGCAGCCTCACATCGAGGTGTCTGGCGAGGCCTGGCTGACAACGGATCAGGGCCGCCAGAACCTGTTTGCCATGCAGCAGGCCGCGTTGCTCAGCGCGCGCCGCTCGGTGCAGATGGTGTTCCAGGACCCGTTCGCGTCCTTGAACCCACGCATGCGCGTGCAAGACATCCTGCAGGAGGGGTTGCTGATCCTGCGCCCTGACTGGTCGGCTGATCAACGCATGGCCCGTGTCCGCGAACTGGTTGAGCGTGTGGGCCTGCGTTCGGATGCGCTGCAACGCTTCCCGCATGAGTTCTCGGG contains:
- a CDS encoding ABC transporter permease; translation: MLNYVLRRLAYGLLILIGVNLITFVLFFTVNTPDDMARLNIGGKRVTPDQIEKWKVERGYDKPLLFNDKLSGADKLTETVFWDRSVSLFKFDFGRADNASAGDIGYQIRQRMGVSLQLTVPLFLLGLLASVIFALWLVMFRGTRIDFWGVVACVFMMSISSLIYIIAGQFLFSRMARLAPISGYANGLDALRFLVLPIGLMLLASLAGQARFYRTLFLEEAGKDYVRTARAKGLGEVRVMRAHVLRNAMLPIITSAGGLLPGLFMGGLLTESFFGIPGLGAYTIDAIASQDFAIVRSMVFLGAVLYILSNILIDVAYTWADPRVRMQ
- a CDS encoding ABC transporter substrate-binding protein, producing MRLLLLGLLAGALQACNNSPYPEGAADSNTLYTAFNERSPRYLDPTSSYSSNETPYTYQIYEPLYAYHYLKRPYTLIPRAAQAVVAPHYIGKQGQALPDDAPADQIAESVYEVKLKPGIQFAPHPAFAKDAQGHYLYHHLTREQVGGKRSPWQFEHQGTRELVAEDYVYAIKRHATTRTAAPVFGTFSEYVVGLADYGKLIRAEDKKLRAGLPPSARDKPFLDFRKWPLAGAQAVDKYTLRIRIMGKYPQWKYWMAMTFLAPVPWEADAFYAQPGMADNGLSLNTWPVGTGPYMMWDYVQDRRHVLKRNPNYRGEPYPCEGTAQDKAEGRLADCGKRTPFIDTIVFNIEKEAVPQDTKFRQGYLDIPEFDQMSYGTAYKIQMEDSPDFNKEFTDKGIVLARNVDLSSKYMGFNWLDPVVGQGDTPEQRVRNRKLRQALSIAIDWDEYNRIFPKAAGEVAQGPLPGGVFGSRHGTPEGLNPVTHKLVNGLIVRRPIEDAKKLLAEAGYPDGRDAKTGKPLVLNYDYGAPATPEAKATLDWTSKQFAKLGIQLEIRATDYNQFQDKVRRGKHQIFSWGWLADYPDAENFLFLLYGPGAKSVHDGENAANYQNPEYDRLYAKLRFMDDGPAKQAVIDQMVRILQEDAPWSWGYFPYASGAYHRWVHNGKPSIMVRDQAQYYRIDTAERARSLREWNKPIYWPLALLVLVLAGMGWWAVRMIRAREMQTAQPPDASGSLSKGR
- a CDS encoding ABC transporter ATP-binding protein, translated to MLQLQDLQVVLEADAGLVKALDGISLTLQRGETFALVGESGCGKSMTALAIMRLLPDNGRIARGRVALSNHVPDAKPTELLSLPESSMRKVRGGRVGIIFQEPATSLNPVMRVGDQIVEAIEAHTSLRGASARRKAVEWLKRVGIPEPERRVHSYPFEMSGGQKQRVMIAMTLAAEPDFLIADEPTTALDVTIQKQVLDLLKALQSERQLGLLLITHDLAVVADMAHRVALMYAGQIIEEAPAPTFFKQPRHPYARSLLQALPDAALRGKRLAAISGTVPPLWQAFVGCRFAPRCERAQAQCQTQAPHLEANGGSVVRCWFPIESGQGATVVQASEREQPFSQAESVAEQLLEVKGLNVRFTSGGGLLRPRHVVQAVSDVSFGVQAGRTLALVGESGCGKTTTGRAIVQLLRGQPHIEVSGEAWLTTDQGRQNLFAMQQAALLSARRSVQMVFQDPFASLNPRMRVQDILQEGLLILRPDWSADQRMARVRELVERVGLRSDALQRFPHEFSGGQRQRLAIARALAVEPRVLVCDEPTSALDVSVQAQILNLLRELQQQLGLGMLFITHNMGVVAYLADHVAVMQQGKVVEQGEAQAVLEAPQHDYTRTLLAAVPRRPV
- a CDS encoding ABC transporter permease; translated protein: MGFKAVVLWTDVVLWLMLIGLVQYVRVVRRDEALRATWQRVFVTPAGMASAVVLVVMLAVTLADSLHFRLALPAVNGGAQAYDTRTLSVLDLGLRKLIDSRENSYSRPLATYGFTKETVPPKLGEKPVLDENGLPALPKRVFPRLKHGGAGLQDAERDWAPDVAQRLLAGTAGGVAVALLLFALWRKRMGEDNPLAWRAAWMTASCMALLLSWGVALSWGQGYHVLGTDRTGNDVLYSTIKSIRTAFVIGSLATIATIPLALAFGIAAGYFKGWVDDVIQYIYTVLSSVPNILLIAACVLMMQVFIDKHPELFETGLERADLKIFLLCVILGVTGWAGLCRLLRAETLKLRELEYVQAATAFGATPWRIMRRHILPNVMHLVLITTVIEFSGLILYEAVLSYVGIGVDPSMNSFGGMINQARGEMSRDPVVWWSFASAFVFMVSIVLAANLFADAVRDAFDPRARVYRPVKPSAKAVTA